One window of the Xenopus tropicalis strain Nigerian chromosome 10, UCB_Xtro_10.0, whole genome shotgun sequence genome contains the following:
- the LOC116407989 gene encoding serine/threonine-protein kinase N2-like yields the protein MCLALEYAEGGDLAAYADTEELPLDRVRFYSACMVLGIQFLHQHNIAHRDIKADNVLLYEDGYVKITDFGLCKAGMAADSTASSHCGTLFYMAPEIFKGRYTRSVDWWALGVTIYKLLTGDVPFYADTDLEYLMLAGREEPEYPDDLTEDTRDILENLLKKDPEQRLGAGEHGAEDVRKSPFFEGLDWEALEKKEIEPPFIPRGRAHGQPENSLKLKAQVEANVCEEAEWALVELNYPLSSASETEEEL from the exons ATGTGTCTGGCTTTGGAGTACGCGGAAGGAGGAGATTTGGCTGCCTACGCGGATACAGAGGAACTTCCACTCGACAGAGTTCG GTTCTATTCCGCTTGCATGGTGCTGGGGATACAATTCCTGCACCAACACAACATCGCGCACAG GGATATAAAAGCCGACAATGTTCTCCTGTATGAAGACGGGTACGTGAAGATCACCGACTTTGGGCTTTGCAAAGCAG GAATGGCTGCTGACAGCACAGCCTCAAGTCATTGCGGTACCCTTTTCTACATGGCCCCGGAAATCTTCAAAGGTCGATATACAAGATCAGTCGACTGGTGGGCACTCGGAGTGACCATCTACAAACTGCTCACTGGAGAT GTACCGTTTTATGCCGATACTGATCTCGAGTACCTGATGTTAGCAGGTCGTGAGGAGCCCGAATATCCTGACGACTTAACAGAAGACACTCGAGACATATTGGAAAAT CTCCTAAAGAAAGATCCAGAGCAGCGCCTTGGGGCCGGAGAACATGGAGCCGAGGACGTGAGGAAGAGCCCATTCTTTGAGGGATTAGACTGGGAGGCTCTTGAAAAGAAAGAGATCGAGCCGCCATTTATCCCCAGAGGAAGAGCACACGGACAACCTGAAAACAGCCTTAAACTAAAGGCTCAGGTTGAAGCCAATGTGTGCGAAGAAGCCGAATGGGCACTGGTGGAGCTGAACTACCCTTTGAGTTCAGCTTCAGAAACAGAAGAAGAATTGTAA
- the LOC100498008 gene encoding vicilin-like seed storage protein At2g18540 yields the protein MKGKEALEKQAQEEAEGFARQRDIRMALQERIKEQLNDEFLDEAVQFTVQQIQRGFEIDSCRMQQEEEQEKAKKEIKKRKLRNVLLRKREIERQTECETEVERQTEQRLRQMEEWKHLQREAQEEANKEIAKRKLRNELLLEMLLNKKEEEKVMEGRAIVEEEEKKESFVAVMEAQSQEEITPPGEALMLSIPETSAEKLRDSLPEENDDTEESEAAIEARAAVRRKEFEKSERKRAARIRKAPLRKPPSFFDIPDRVKRRTRFYQIVEKIDGTLDPTGLERRLVEKTPPTIEDFQLQSYLGEGSFGKLVPKANAEHKIGCTVIYSLVPAQGLT from the exons ATGAAAGGTAAAGAAGCGCTTGAGAAACAGGCTCAGGAGGAAGCGGAAGGATTCGCCCGGCAGCGGGATATTCGAATGGCTTTGCAGGAGAGGATAAAGGAACAACTCAATGATGAATTTCTGGACGAAGCTGTACAATTTACTGTTCAGCAGATCCAGAGAGGATTTGAGATTGATTCCTGCCGAATGCAGCAAGAAGAAGAACAAGAAAAAGCCAAGAAGGAAATAAAAAAGCGCAAATTAAGAAATGTGCTTCTTAGGAAAAGGGAGATCGAACGACAAACAGAATGCGAAACAGAAGTGGAGAGACAGACCGAACAGAGACTGAGACAAATGGAAGAATGGAAACATCTACAGAGAGAAGCGCAGGAAGAAGCCAACAAAGAGATTGCGAAGCGCAAACTCAGAAATGAGCTTCTTCTTGAAATGCTTCTAAACaagaaagaagaggagaaagTAATGGAAGGTCGTGCAATCGTTGaggaagaagagaagaaggagaGCTTCGTGGCAGTGATGGAAGCACAGAGCCAAGAAGAAATCACTCCACCGGGAGAAGCTCTGATGCTTTCAATTCCAGAAACATCTGCTGAGAAACTGAGG GACTCTTTACCTGAAGAGAATGACGACACCGAAGAGTCTGAGGCGGCCATAGAGGCTCGAGCTGCAGTCCGGAGAAAGGAGTTTGAGAAGAGCGAAAGAAAGAGAGCAGCTCGAATCCGCAAAG cACCTCTAAGGAAACCGCCTTCCTTTTTCGACATTCCTGACAGGGTAAAG AGGAGAACTCGTTTCTACCAGATTGTGGAGAAGATTGATGGAACCCTGGACCCGACTGGGTTGGAGAGAAG GCTGGTGGAAAAAACGCCACCAACTATTGAAGACTTCCAACTCCAGTCGTATCTCGGCGAGGGATCGTTCGGGAAG CTTGTGCCTAAGGCCAACGCTGAGCATAAAATAGGCTGCACCGTCATCTACTCATTGGTGCCGGCACAGGGACTTACCTAG
- the LOC116408057 gene encoding serine/threonine-protein kinase N2-like codes for MAAGSKASSRCGTLFYMAPEIFKGRYTRSVDWWALGVTIYKLLTGDVPFYADTDLEYLMLAGREEPEYPDDLTEDTRDILENLLKKDPEQRLGAGEHGAEDVRKSPFFEGLDWEALEKKEIEPPFIPRGRAHGQPEISLKLKAQVEANVCEEAEWALVELNYPLSSASETEEEL; via the exons ATGGCTGCTGGCAGCAAAGCCTCAAGTCGCTGCGGTACCCTTTTCTACATGGCCCCGGAAATCTTCAAAGGTCGATATACAAGATCAGTCGACTGGTGGGCACTCGGAGTGACCATCTACAAACTGCTCACTGGAGAT GTACCGTTTTATGCCGATACTGATCTCGAGTACCTGATGTTAGCAGGTCGTGAGGAGCCCGAATATCCTGACGACTTAACAGAAGACACTCGAGACATATTGGAAAAT CTCCTAAAGAAAGATCCAGAGCAGCGCCTTGGGGCCGGAGAACATGGAGCCGAGGACGTGAGGAAGAGCCCATTCTTTGAGGGATTAGACTGGGAGGCTCTTGAAAAGAAAGAGATCGAGCCGCCATTTATCCCCAGAGGAAGAGCACACGGACAACCTGAAATCAGCCTTAAACTAAAGGCTCAGGTTGAAGCCAATGTGTGCGAAGAAGCCGAATGGGCACTGGTGGAGCTGAACTACCCTTTGAGTTCAGCTTCAGAAACAGAAGAAGAATTGTAA
- the LOC108645541 gene encoding serine/threonine-protein kinase CBK1-like, translating to MFSRLGKTLGNIFRSNPKDPKAAPTFQREMKGKEALEKQAQEEAEGFARQRDIRMALQERIKEQLNDEFLDEAVQFTVQQIQRGFEIDSCRMQQEEEQEKAKKEIKKRKLRNVLLRKREIERQTERETEVERQTEQRLRQMEEWKHLQREAQEEANKEIAKRKLRNELLLEMLLNKKEEEKVMEGRAIVEEEEKKESFVAVMEAQSQEEITPPGEALMLSIPETSAEKLRDSLPEENDDIEDIEAAIEARAAVRRKEFEKSERKRAARIRKAPLRKPPSFFDIPDRVKRRTRFYQIVEKIDGTLDPTGLERRLVEKTPPTIEDFQLQSYLGEGSFGKVYRAQHRSSGKIFAIKAIEMHEINEREIFHCVTLEQRILRLVDEEQCLFLAGLLGSFQTQNHMCLALEFAEGGDLAAYADTEELPLDRVRFYSACMVLGIQFLHQHNIAHRDIKADNVLLYEDGYVKITDFGLCKAGKLYK from the exons ATGTTTTCCAGACTTGGAAAAACGCTTGGGAACATCTTTAGGTCTAACCCTAAG GATCCCAAAGCAGCACCAACCTTTCAGCGCGAGATGAAAGGTAAAGAAGCGCTTGAGAAACAGGCTCAGGAGGAAGCGGAAGGATTCGCCCGGCAGCGGGATATCCGAATGGCTTTGCAGGAGAGAATAAAGGAACAACTCAATGATGAATTTCTGGACGAAGCTGTACAATTTACTGTTCAGCAGATCCAGAGAGGATTTGAGATTGATTCCTGCCGAATGCAGCAAGAAGAAGAACAAGAAAAAGCCAAGAAGGAAATAAAAAAGCGCAAATTAAGAAATGTGCTTCTTAGGAAAAGGGAGATCGAACGACAAACAGAACGCGAAACAGAAGTGGAGAGACAGACCGAACAGAGACTGAGACAAATGGAAGAATGGAAACATCTACAGAGAGAAGCGCAGGAAGAAGCCAACAAAGAGATTGCGAAGCGCAAACTCAGAAATGAGCTTCTTCTTGAAATGCTTCTAAACaagaaagaagaggagaaagTAATGGAAGGTCGTGCAATCGTTGaggaagaagagaagaaggagaGCTTCGTGGCAGTGATGGAAGCACAGAGCCAAGAAGAAATCACTCCACCGGGAGAAGCTCTGATGCTTTCAATTCCAGAAACATCTGCTGAGAAACTGAGG GACTCTTTACCTGAAGAGAATGACGATATCGAAGATATCGAGGCGGCCATAGAGGCTCGAGCTGCAGTCCGGAGAAAGGAGTTTGAGAAGAGCGAAAGAAAGAGAGCAGCTCGAATCCGCAAAG cACCTCTAAGGAAACCGCCTTCCTTTTTCGACATTCCTGACAGGGTAAAG AGGAGAACTCGTTTCTACCAGATTGTGGAGAAGATTGATGGAACCCTGGACCCGACTGGGTTGGAGAGAAG GCTGGTGGAAAAAACGCCACCAACTATCGAAGACTTCCAACTCCAGTCGTATCTCGGCGAGGGATCGTTCGGGAAG GTCTATAGGGCACAGCACAGAAGCTCAGGGAAGATTTTTGCCATTAAGGCAATTGAGATGCACGAAATCAACGAGAGGGAGATCTTTCACTG tGTCACCCTAGAGCAGCGAATTCTCCGACTAGTCGACGAGGAACAATGTCTGTTCCTTGCTGGGCTACTCGGCTCCTTCCAGACACAAAACCACATGTGTCTGGCTTTGGAGTTCGCGGAAGGAGGAGATTTGGCTGCCTACGCGGATACAGAGGAACTTCCACTCGACAGAGTTCG GTTCTATTCCGCTTGCATGGTGCTGGGGATACAATTCCTGCACCAACACAACATCGCGCACAG GGATATAAAAGCCGACAATGTTCTCCTGTATGAAGACGGGTACGTCAAGATCACCGACTTTGGGCTTTGCAAAGCAGGTAAGTTGTATAAGTAA